The following are encoded together in the Chanodichthys erythropterus isolate Z2021 chromosome 16, ASM2448905v1, whole genome shotgun sequence genome:
- the LOC137002418 gene encoding dynamin-3-like isoform X1, translating into MGNRGMEELIPLVNRLQDAFSSIGQSCNLDLPQIAVVGGQSAGKSSVLENFVGKDFLPRGSGIVTRRPLVLQLISANTEWAEFLHCKGKKFTDFDEVRQEIEAETDRVTGANKGISPIPINLRVFSPHVLNLTLIDLPGITKVPVGDQPADIEHQIRDMIMQFISRESCLILAVTPANTDLANSDALKLAKDVDPQGQRTIGVITKLDLMDEGTDARDVLENKLLPLRRGYIGVVNRSQKDIEGKKDIKAALAAERKFFLSHPSYRHLADSMGTPHLQKVLNQQLTNHIRDTLPAFRSKLQSQLLALDREAEEYRHYRPDDPSRKTKALLQMVQQFSVDFEKRIEGSGDQVDTVELSGGAKINRIFHERFPFELVKMECDEKEMRREISYAIKNIHGIRTGLFTPDMAFEAIVKKQIVKIKEPCIKCIDLVVQELINTVRQCSNKLDSFPRLREETERIVTSHIRDRESQAKEQVLLLIDVQLAYINTNHEDFIGFANAQQRSNQANKKSSAGNQASSPPASGIIVIRKGWLTINNISIMKGGAKEYWFVLTAESLSWFKDDEEKEKKYMLPLDNLKVRDVEKSFMSSKHMFAIFNTEQRNVFKDNRFLELACDTLEEVESWRASLLRAGVYPEKAVVESDSSGPSENFSMDPQLERKVETIRNLVDSYMAIVNKCIRDLMPKSIMHLMINNVKDFINAELLAQLYSAGDQNALMDESQEQVQRREEVLRTHHALKEALGIIGDISTSTISTPLPPPVDNSWLHAGQGGSRRSPPPSPTAPRRMSGGQRPAGRGAPLPPSRPGPLGPLNNSADSPQVPSRPNRAPPSIPSRRPPPSPTRQVPP; encoded by the exons GGATTTTCTTCCTCGTGGATCTGGCATCGTCACTCGAAGGCCTCTGGTTCTGCAGCTCATCAGTGCCAACACAG AGTGGGCTGAGTTCCTGCACTGCAAAGGGAAGAAGTTCACTGACTTCGATGAGGTCCGTCAGGAGATCGAGGCCGAGACGGACCGCGTTACTGGGGCGAATAAGGGCATTTCCCCCATTCCCATCAACCTGAGGGTCTTTTCCCCGCATG TGCTGAATCTGACGCTCATCGACCTGCCGGGCATCACTAAAGTGCCGGTGGGCGATCAGCCGGCGGACATCGAGCATCAGATCCGAGACATGATCATGCAGTTCATTTCTCGAGAGAGCTGCCTCATCCTGGCCGTCACCCCCGCCAACACTGACCTGGCCAACTCCGACGCGCTCAAACTGGCCAAAGACGTCGACCCTCAGG GCCAGAGGACGATCGGTGTGATCACCAAACTAGATCTGATGGATGAAGGCACAGACGCTCGAGACGTCCTGGAGAACAAGCTCCTGCCGCTACGCAGGG GTTATATCGGGGTGGTGAACCGCAGTCAGAAAGACATTGAAGGGAAGAAGGACATCAAAGCAGCTCTGGCAGCGGAGAGGAAGTTCTTCCTCTCTCATCCGTCCTACAGACACCTGGCGGACAGCATGGGAACCCCACACCTGCAGAAAGTCCTCAATCAG CAACTGACCAATCACATCCGGGACACTCTGCCTGCCTTCCGCAGTAAACTGCAGTCGCAGCTGCTGGCGCTGGACAGAGAGGCGGAGGAGTACCGTCACTACCGGCCCGACGACCCGTCGCGCAAGACCAAAGCCCTGCTGCA GATGGTTCAGCAGTTCTCGGTGGACTTCGAGAAGCGCATCGAAGGTTCTGGCGATCAGGTGGACACCGTCGAGCTGTCGGGCGGAGCCAAGATCAACCGCATCTTCCACGAGCGCTTCCCTTTTGAGCTGGTCAAG ATGGAGTGTGACGAGAAGGAAATGCGTCGTGAAATCAGCTACGCCATCAAGAACATTCATGGTATCAG GACCGGTTTGTTCACTCCAGACATGGCCTTCGAGGCGATTGTGAAGAAGCAGATTGTGAAGATAAAGGAGCCGTGCATTAAATGCATTGATCTGGTGGTTCAGGAGCTGATCAACACCGTCCGTCAGTGCTCCAATAAG CTGGATTCTTTCCCACGACTGCGGGAGGAAACAGAGCGTATTGTCACCTCTCATATCCGTGACAGAGAGAGCCAAGCCAAAGAGCAG GTTTTGCTGCTTATTGACGTTCAGCTCGCGTACATTAACACCAACCATGAGGATTTCATTGGCTTTGCAAA tGCCCAGCAGCGAAGTAACCAAGCAAACAAGAAGAGTTCTGCTGGAAACCAG GCCTCGTCTCCTCCAGCTTCGGGCATCATT GTCATTCGTAAGGGCTGGTTGACCATCAATAACATCAGCATCATGAAGGGCGGAGCGAAGGAGTACTGGTTTGTGCTGACCGCCGAGAGCCTGTCCTGGTTCAAAGACGACGAG GAGAAAGAGAAGAAGTACATGCTGCCCTTGGACAATCTGAAGGTCAGAGATGTGGAGAAGAGCTTCATGTCCAGCAAGCACATGTTTGCCATCTTCAACACAGAGCAGCG GAACGTCTTTAAGGACAATCGTTTCTTGGAGCTGGCCTGCGACACTCTGGAGGAGGTGGAGAGCTGGAGGGCGTCGCTCCTGCGGGCCGGCGTCTACCCGGAGAAGGCCGTG GTGGAGAGCGATAGTTCTGGTCCGTCAGAGAACTTCTCTATGGatcctcagctggagaggaagGTGGAGACCATCCGCAACCTGGTGGACTCCTACATGGCCATCGTCAACAAATGCATCCGTGACCTTATGCCCAAGAGCATTATGCATCTCATGATCAATAAT GTGAAAGACTTCATTAACGCAGAGCTTCTGGCCCAGCTGTATTCGGCCGGAGACCAGAACGCACTGATGGATGAGTCTCAGGAGCAGGTACAGCGGAGGGAAGAAGTGCTGCGCACACACCATGCCCTGAAGGAAGCTCTGGGTATCATCGGGGATATCTCCACCTCCACCATCTCCACCCCGCTGCCGCCTCCGGTGGACAACTCATGGCTGCATGCCGGCCAGGGCGGCTCTCGAAG GTCTCCTCCGCCCAGTCCCACGGCTCCGCGCAGGATGTCTGGAGGACAGAGACCAGCGGGTAGGGGCGCTCCTCTGCCTCCGTCTCGTCCAGGACCTTTAGGGCCCTTGAATAACAGCGCTGACAGCCCACAAGTTCCCAGTCGGCCCAACAGGGCACCGCCCAGCATTCCCAG TCGTCGTCCTCCACCTTCCCCAACCAGACAGGTTCCCCCTTAA
- the LOC137002418 gene encoding dynamin-3-like isoform X2, protein MGNRGMEELIPLVNRLQDAFSSIGQSCNLDLPQIAVVGGQSAGKSSVLENFVGKDFLPRGSGIVTRRPLVLQLISANTEWAEFLHCKGKKFTDFDEVRQEIEAETDRVTGANKGISPIPINLRVFSPHVLNLTLIDLPGITKVPVGDQPADIEHQIRDMIMQFISRESCLILAVTPANTDLANSDALKLAKDVDPQGQRTIGVITKLDLMDEGTDARDVLENKLLPLRRGYIGVVNRSQKDIEGKKDIKAALAAERKFFLSHPSYRHLADSMGTPHLQKVLNQQLTNHIRDTLPAFRSKLQSQLLALDREAEEYRHYRPDDPSRKTKALLQMVQQFSVDFEKRIEGSGDQVDTVELSGGAKINRIFHERFPFELVKMECDEKEMRREISYAIKNIHGIRTGLFTPDMAFEAIVKKQIVKIKEPCIKCIDLVVQELINTVRQCSNKLDSFPRLREETERIVTSHIRDRESQAKEQVLLLIDVQLAYINTNHEDFIGFANAQQRSNQANKKSSAGNQVIRKGWLTINNISIMKGGAKEYWFVLTAESLSWFKDDEEKEKKYMLPLDNLKVRDVEKSFMSSKHMFAIFNTEQRNVFKDNRFLELACDTLEEVESWRASLLRAGVYPEKAVVESDSSGPSENFSMDPQLERKVETIRNLVDSYMAIVNKCIRDLMPKSIMHLMINNVKDFINAELLAQLYSAGDQNALMDESQEQVQRREEVLRTHHALKEALGIIGDISTSTISTPLPPPVDNSWLHAGQGGSRRSPPPSPTAPRRMSGGQRPAGRGAPLPPSRPGPLGPLNNSADSPQVPSRPNRAPPSIPSRRPPPSPTRQVPP, encoded by the exons GGATTTTCTTCCTCGTGGATCTGGCATCGTCACTCGAAGGCCTCTGGTTCTGCAGCTCATCAGTGCCAACACAG AGTGGGCTGAGTTCCTGCACTGCAAAGGGAAGAAGTTCACTGACTTCGATGAGGTCCGTCAGGAGATCGAGGCCGAGACGGACCGCGTTACTGGGGCGAATAAGGGCATTTCCCCCATTCCCATCAACCTGAGGGTCTTTTCCCCGCATG TGCTGAATCTGACGCTCATCGACCTGCCGGGCATCACTAAAGTGCCGGTGGGCGATCAGCCGGCGGACATCGAGCATCAGATCCGAGACATGATCATGCAGTTCATTTCTCGAGAGAGCTGCCTCATCCTGGCCGTCACCCCCGCCAACACTGACCTGGCCAACTCCGACGCGCTCAAACTGGCCAAAGACGTCGACCCTCAGG GCCAGAGGACGATCGGTGTGATCACCAAACTAGATCTGATGGATGAAGGCACAGACGCTCGAGACGTCCTGGAGAACAAGCTCCTGCCGCTACGCAGGG GTTATATCGGGGTGGTGAACCGCAGTCAGAAAGACATTGAAGGGAAGAAGGACATCAAAGCAGCTCTGGCAGCGGAGAGGAAGTTCTTCCTCTCTCATCCGTCCTACAGACACCTGGCGGACAGCATGGGAACCCCACACCTGCAGAAAGTCCTCAATCAG CAACTGACCAATCACATCCGGGACACTCTGCCTGCCTTCCGCAGTAAACTGCAGTCGCAGCTGCTGGCGCTGGACAGAGAGGCGGAGGAGTACCGTCACTACCGGCCCGACGACCCGTCGCGCAAGACCAAAGCCCTGCTGCA GATGGTTCAGCAGTTCTCGGTGGACTTCGAGAAGCGCATCGAAGGTTCTGGCGATCAGGTGGACACCGTCGAGCTGTCGGGCGGAGCCAAGATCAACCGCATCTTCCACGAGCGCTTCCCTTTTGAGCTGGTCAAG ATGGAGTGTGACGAGAAGGAAATGCGTCGTGAAATCAGCTACGCCATCAAGAACATTCATGGTATCAG GACCGGTTTGTTCACTCCAGACATGGCCTTCGAGGCGATTGTGAAGAAGCAGATTGTGAAGATAAAGGAGCCGTGCATTAAATGCATTGATCTGGTGGTTCAGGAGCTGATCAACACCGTCCGTCAGTGCTCCAATAAG CTGGATTCTTTCCCACGACTGCGGGAGGAAACAGAGCGTATTGTCACCTCTCATATCCGTGACAGAGAGAGCCAAGCCAAAGAGCAG GTTTTGCTGCTTATTGACGTTCAGCTCGCGTACATTAACACCAACCATGAGGATTTCATTGGCTTTGCAAA tGCCCAGCAGCGAAGTAACCAAGCAAACAAGAAGAGTTCTGCTGGAAACCAG GTCATTCGTAAGGGCTGGTTGACCATCAATAACATCAGCATCATGAAGGGCGGAGCGAAGGAGTACTGGTTTGTGCTGACCGCCGAGAGCCTGTCCTGGTTCAAAGACGACGAG GAGAAAGAGAAGAAGTACATGCTGCCCTTGGACAATCTGAAGGTCAGAGATGTGGAGAAGAGCTTCATGTCCAGCAAGCACATGTTTGCCATCTTCAACACAGAGCAGCG GAACGTCTTTAAGGACAATCGTTTCTTGGAGCTGGCCTGCGACACTCTGGAGGAGGTGGAGAGCTGGAGGGCGTCGCTCCTGCGGGCCGGCGTCTACCCGGAGAAGGCCGTG GTGGAGAGCGATAGTTCTGGTCCGTCAGAGAACTTCTCTATGGatcctcagctggagaggaagGTGGAGACCATCCGCAACCTGGTGGACTCCTACATGGCCATCGTCAACAAATGCATCCGTGACCTTATGCCCAAGAGCATTATGCATCTCATGATCAATAAT GTGAAAGACTTCATTAACGCAGAGCTTCTGGCCCAGCTGTATTCGGCCGGAGACCAGAACGCACTGATGGATGAGTCTCAGGAGCAGGTACAGCGGAGGGAAGAAGTGCTGCGCACACACCATGCCCTGAAGGAAGCTCTGGGTATCATCGGGGATATCTCCACCTCCACCATCTCCACCCCGCTGCCGCCTCCGGTGGACAACTCATGGCTGCATGCCGGCCAGGGCGGCTCTCGAAG GTCTCCTCCGCCCAGTCCCACGGCTCCGCGCAGGATGTCTGGAGGACAGAGACCAGCGGGTAGGGGCGCTCCTCTGCCTCCGTCTCGTCCAGGACCTTTAGGGCCCTTGAATAACAGCGCTGACAGCCCACAAGTTCCCAGTCGGCCCAACAGGGCACCGCCCAGCATTCCCAG TCGTCGTCCTCCACCTTCCCCAACCAGACAGGTTCCCCCTTAA
- the LOC137002418 gene encoding dynamin-3-like isoform X3, giving the protein MGNRGMEELIPLVNRLQDAFSSIGQSCNLDLPQIAVVGGQSAGKSSVLENFVGKDFLPRGSGIVTRRPLVLQLISANTEWAEFLHCKGKKFTDFDEVRQEIEAETDRVTGANKGISPIPINLRVFSPHVLNLTLIDLPGITKVPVGDQPADIEHQIRDMIMQFISRESCLILAVTPANTDLANSDALKLAKDVDPQGQRTIGVITKLDLMDEGTDARDVLENKLLPLRRGYIGVVNRSQKDIEGKKDIKAALAAERKFFLSHPSYRHLADSMGTPHLQKVLNQQLTNHIRDTLPAFRSKLQSQLLALDREAEEYRHYRPDDPSRKTKALLQMVQQFSVDFEKRIEGSGDQVDTVELSGGAKINRIFHERFPFELVKMECDEKEMRREISYAIKNIHGIRTGLFTPDMAFEAIVKKQIVKIKEPCIKCIDLVVQELINTVRQCSNKLDSFPRLREETERIVTSHIRDRESQAKEQVLLLIDVQLAYINTNHEDFIGFANAQQRSNQANKKSSAGNQVSQVIRKGWLTINNISIMKGGAKEYWFVLTAESLSWFKDDEEKEKKYMLPLDNLKVRDVEKSFMSSKHMFAIFNTEQRNVFKDNRFLELACDTLEEVESWRASLLRAGVYPEKAVESDSSGPSENFSMDPQLERKVETIRNLVDSYMAIVNKCIRDLMPKSIMHLMINNVKDFINAELLAQLYSAGDQNALMDESQEQVQRREEVLRTHHALKEALGIIGDISTSTISTPLPPPVDNSWLHAGQGGSRRSPPPSPTAPRRMSGGQRPAGRGAPLPPSRPGPLGPLNNSADSPQVPSRPNRAPPSIPSRRPPPSPTRQVPP; this is encoded by the exons GGATTTTCTTCCTCGTGGATCTGGCATCGTCACTCGAAGGCCTCTGGTTCTGCAGCTCATCAGTGCCAACACAG AGTGGGCTGAGTTCCTGCACTGCAAAGGGAAGAAGTTCACTGACTTCGATGAGGTCCGTCAGGAGATCGAGGCCGAGACGGACCGCGTTACTGGGGCGAATAAGGGCATTTCCCCCATTCCCATCAACCTGAGGGTCTTTTCCCCGCATG TGCTGAATCTGACGCTCATCGACCTGCCGGGCATCACTAAAGTGCCGGTGGGCGATCAGCCGGCGGACATCGAGCATCAGATCCGAGACATGATCATGCAGTTCATTTCTCGAGAGAGCTGCCTCATCCTGGCCGTCACCCCCGCCAACACTGACCTGGCCAACTCCGACGCGCTCAAACTGGCCAAAGACGTCGACCCTCAGG GCCAGAGGACGATCGGTGTGATCACCAAACTAGATCTGATGGATGAAGGCACAGACGCTCGAGACGTCCTGGAGAACAAGCTCCTGCCGCTACGCAGGG GTTATATCGGGGTGGTGAACCGCAGTCAGAAAGACATTGAAGGGAAGAAGGACATCAAAGCAGCTCTGGCAGCGGAGAGGAAGTTCTTCCTCTCTCATCCGTCCTACAGACACCTGGCGGACAGCATGGGAACCCCACACCTGCAGAAAGTCCTCAATCAG CAACTGACCAATCACATCCGGGACACTCTGCCTGCCTTCCGCAGTAAACTGCAGTCGCAGCTGCTGGCGCTGGACAGAGAGGCGGAGGAGTACCGTCACTACCGGCCCGACGACCCGTCGCGCAAGACCAAAGCCCTGCTGCA GATGGTTCAGCAGTTCTCGGTGGACTTCGAGAAGCGCATCGAAGGTTCTGGCGATCAGGTGGACACCGTCGAGCTGTCGGGCGGAGCCAAGATCAACCGCATCTTCCACGAGCGCTTCCCTTTTGAGCTGGTCAAG ATGGAGTGTGACGAGAAGGAAATGCGTCGTGAAATCAGCTACGCCATCAAGAACATTCATGGTATCAG GACCGGTTTGTTCACTCCAGACATGGCCTTCGAGGCGATTGTGAAGAAGCAGATTGTGAAGATAAAGGAGCCGTGCATTAAATGCATTGATCTGGTGGTTCAGGAGCTGATCAACACCGTCCGTCAGTGCTCCAATAAG CTGGATTCTTTCCCACGACTGCGGGAGGAAACAGAGCGTATTGTCACCTCTCATATCCGTGACAGAGAGAGCCAAGCCAAAGAGCAG GTTTTGCTGCTTATTGACGTTCAGCTCGCGTACATTAACACCAACCATGAGGATTTCATTGGCTTTGCAAA tGCCCAGCAGCGAAGTAACCAAGCAAACAAGAAGAGTTCTGCTGGAAACCAGGTCAGT caa GTCATTCGTAAGGGCTGGTTGACCATCAATAACATCAGCATCATGAAGGGCGGAGCGAAGGAGTACTGGTTTGTGCTGACCGCCGAGAGCCTGTCCTGGTTCAAAGACGACGAG GAGAAAGAGAAGAAGTACATGCTGCCCTTGGACAATCTGAAGGTCAGAGATGTGGAGAAGAGCTTCATGTCCAGCAAGCACATGTTTGCCATCTTCAACACAGAGCAGCG GAACGTCTTTAAGGACAATCGTTTCTTGGAGCTGGCCTGCGACACTCTGGAGGAGGTGGAGAGCTGGAGGGCGTCGCTCCTGCGGGCCGGCGTCTACCCGGAGAAGGCC GTGGAGAGCGATAGTTCTGGTCCGTCAGAGAACTTCTCTATGGatcctcagctggagaggaagGTGGAGACCATCCGCAACCTGGTGGACTCCTACATGGCCATCGTCAACAAATGCATCCGTGACCTTATGCCCAAGAGCATTATGCATCTCATGATCAATAAT GTGAAAGACTTCATTAACGCAGAGCTTCTGGCCCAGCTGTATTCGGCCGGAGACCAGAACGCACTGATGGATGAGTCTCAGGAGCAGGTACAGCGGAGGGAAGAAGTGCTGCGCACACACCATGCCCTGAAGGAAGCTCTGGGTATCATCGGGGATATCTCCACCTCCACCATCTCCACCCCGCTGCCGCCTCCGGTGGACAACTCATGGCTGCATGCCGGCCAGGGCGGCTCTCGAAG GTCTCCTCCGCCCAGTCCCACGGCTCCGCGCAGGATGTCTGGAGGACAGAGACCAGCGGGTAGGGGCGCTCCTCTGCCTCCGTCTCGTCCAGGACCTTTAGGGCCCTTGAATAACAGCGCTGACAGCCCACAAGTTCCCAGTCGGCCCAACAGGGCACCGCCCAGCATTCCCAG TCGTCGTCCTCCACCTTCCCCAACCAGACAGGTTCCCCCTTAA